The genomic interval GTGGAGGACAGGATTCATCATTAGCTGGAAAATTAGCGCAAATTGCTGTGGAACAATTACGCGCGGAAGGCTATGATGCAACTTTTATTGCGGTAAGACTACCTTATGGAGTTCAAGCCGATGAAGTAGATGCAAAGCGTGCATTAGATTTTATCAAAGCAGATAAAGAATATGTATTCAATGTGAAAACTCCCGTGGATGACGTCAAAGAAGTATATGATGCAATGAGTGAGACGCCATTAGCAGATTATCATAAAGGAAATGTGAAGGCTAGAATGCGCATGATTGCTCAATATGCAATTGGTGGGCAAGAGAACTTACTTGTTATTGGTACAGACCATGCTGCAGAAGCTGTAACAGGATTCTTTACGAAATATGGGGATGGCGGAGCAGACGTATTACCATTAACAGGGTTATCAAAGAGACAAGGGAAGCAATTATTGAAAGAATTAAATGCAGAAGAAGCAATTTACTTAAAAGTTCCTACAGCCGATTTATTAGACAATAAACCGGGACAAGCAGATGAAACAGAGCTTGGTATAACGTATGATCAACTAGATGATTATTTAGAAGGAAAAGAAGTTAGTCCTGAGGTTGCTGAAAAAATCGAAGCGCGTTATTTAATGACAGAACATAAGAGACAAGTGCCAGCATCCATGTTCGATGAGTGGTGGAAAGAATAGTAGAAAAAAGAGAGACCGACAATTATTAGATTGGTCTCTCTTTTTTATGGCAAATTTCTCTCTTAAATTAATGACTCAGCACAAACATGTACCATTTTTTAGCATACTCTATATGGGAAGTACAAAATATGCAAATGTTATTTTTTATATGTTTTGTACAAAAAAATCAAAAGGAGGGAAATAAACAAATGATTAAAATTCTTGGTTTAGATTTAGAATTTATACTGTTAAATATTCCTATATCCTTTGAATCGGAAATATCAATAGGTAAGAAGCAACAGTGTTGTTCACCACAACCCCCCGAAGAACCGCAGCCGCCTGAAACACCAGAAGAACCAGAGCCACCAGAAAATCCGGAAGAACCACAACCACCTTTTCCACCATATCCTCCATTTGCAAATAGAGATTCTTAAATAGAAGCATGACAAAAAAAGAGACATGTAGCTCAATCTATGAATACATGTCTCTTTTACTATCTATTTGATACCGTTACATACTTCTATTTAAAATAGAAGTAGCCAAGTCTACAGATTCTTGTGTAGGAGGTTCAATTCCTTGTAATGGATATTCGAGTCCTAGTGTTTCCCATTTATACACACCTAATTTGTGGTAGGGAAGAATATCGATTTTTTCCACGTTTTCTAATGTTGCAATAAAATCGCTAAGTCTTGTTAAATCTTCTTCCGTATCATTAATGGTAGGGACTAATACATGTCTTACCCAGATAGGAATCTTTTTGTTAGATAAATAGTTTGCAAAATCTAATATATGATCATTGCCCATCCCTGTTAGTTTAATATGTTTTTTACGGTCAATATGTTTTAAATCAAGTAAAACTAAATCCGTATATTGCATAAGTTCATCTAATTGTGCCTGAAAAGAAGGGGCTTTAGAATAACAACCACCAGATGAGTCAATCGTTGTGTGAATACCAAGTTTTTTACATTCTTTAAATAATTCGATTAAAAATGGAATTTGTAATAATGGTTCCCCGCCACTTACAGTAATACCTCCACCAGAAGGCTCGATAAAAGGAAGGTATGTTTTTAAATCATTGATGATGTCCGTAACCGACATTTGCTTTCCTGTACCAATTTCCCAAGTGTCTGCGTTATGACAAAATTGGCAGCGTAGTAAACAGCCTTGTGTAAACACTACGTAGCGAATACCAGGACCATCCACTGTTCCAAATGTTTCAATTGAATGTATATTGCCGTTCATGATTATTTCCTCCTTATAATAGACCAATGGATCTTTGAAGTAGCACTGTAAGAAGAAGGGAAGAGGGATTGGTTAAATAATCCCTCAACCAGACTTTGTTACATAGATTCGTGGAAAGTACGACTAATAACGTCTTGTTGTTGCTCACGAGTTAATTTAATAAAGTTAACTGCATATCCAGATACACGAATAGTTAATTGTGGATATAATTCTGGATGTTCCATTGCATCTAATAAAGTCTCTCTGTTAAATACGTTAACGTTCAAGTGGTGACCTGATTTTGTAGCATAGCCATCTAAGATTGATACTAGATTGTTTACTCTTACATCTTCTTCTTTCCCAAGTGCTTTCGGTACAATAGAGAATGTGTTTGAAATACCATCTAAAGAATAATCATATGGTAATTTAGCAACAGAAGATAGGGAAGCTAACGTTCCTTTTGTATCACGACCATGCATAGGGTTAGCACCTGGTGCAAATGGTTCTCCAGCACGACGTCCATCTGGTGTATTACCAGTTTTCTTACCATAAACAACGTTAGATGTAATTGTTAAGATAGACATAGTATGCATAGAATTGCGATATGTTTGATGCTTACGTAATTTTTTCATAAAGCTTTCAACTATTCCAACTGCAATGCTATCGACTGCATCATCATTGTTACCGTATTTAGGGAAATCGCCTTCTGTTTCAAAATCAACAGCAAGACCATTTTCGTCTCTAATCACTTTCACTTTCGCGTGTTTAATAGCGCTCAATGAGTCAGCAACAACACTTAATCCTGCGATACCAGTAGCCATAGTGCGTAAAATTTCAGTGTCATGAAGAGCCATTTCAATTCTTTCATAGCTATATTTGTCATGCATATAGTGGATAACATTTAGTGTGTTGATATATAGTCCAGCTAGCCATTCCATCATATTGTCGAATTTTTCCGTGACTTCTTTGTAATCTAAATATTCAGAAGTGATAGGGGCGAACTTAGGACCAACTTGAATTTTTAACTTTTCGTCCTTACCACCATTGATTGCATATAATAGACATTTAGCAAGGTTCGCACGAGCTCCGAAGAACTGCATTTGCTTACCAATTTCCATTGCTGATACACAGCATGCTATTCCGTAATCATCGCCCCATTGAGGTTTCATAATATCATCATTTTCATATTGGATAGCGCTTGTTTGAATAGACATTTGTGAACAGAATTTCTTGAAGTTCTCTGGTAATTGAGTGGACCAAAGAACCGTTAAGTTTGGTTCTGGAGCAGGGCCAAGATTATCTAATGTATGAAGGAAGCGGAATGAGTTCTTTGTTACTAAAGGTCTTCCGTCATTAGCCATACCACCAATAGATTCTGTTACCCATGTTGGATCTCCACTAAATAATTCATTGTAATCAGGTGTACGTGCAAATTTTACTAGTCGAAGCTTCATAATAAAGTGATCAACGATTTCTTGTACTTCTTTTTCTGTTAAAGTACCGTTTGCTAAATCTCTTTCTACATATATATCTAGGAAAGTAGATACACGTCCTAAGCTCATTGCTGCACCGTTTTGTTCTTTGATTGCCGCAAGATAGCCAAGATATACCCATTGGAAAGCTTCTTGTGCATTCGCTGCTGGTCTTGATAAATCAAATCCGTAGCTAGCACCTAATTCTTTTAATTCATGTAATGCGCGAATTTGTTCAGATATTTCTTCTCTTAATCGAATTGTATCTTCGCTCATAACAGAACTTGTAGCTCTTTTATCTTTTTGCTTTTCATTGATTAAGAAGTCAACTCCATAAAGTGCAACACGGCGATAGTCACCAATAATTCTTCCGCGTCCATAAGCATCTGGAAGACCTGTGATGATAGCAGCTTTTCTTGCTAATCTCATTTCATCTGTATAAGCATCAAATACTCCAGCATTATGAGTCTTACGATGTTCAGAAAAGAATTTTTCTAATTCTTCATCTGCTTTATAGCCATAAGATTCACAAGCTTGAACAGCCATTCTAATACCACCATTTGGTTGGAAAGAACGTTTGAAAGGTACATCAGTTTGAACCCCAACAACTTTTTCTTTTGTTTTATCTAAGTAACCAGGACCGTGAGAAGTAATTGTTGATACGATATCTGTATCTAAATCGTATACGCCGCCTCTTTCTCTTTCTAATTTAGTTAATTCCATTACTTGATCCCATAATTGAGTTGTTTCTAATGTTGGACCTGATAAGAATGTAGCATCCCCGAAATACGGATTAAAGTTTTTTAAGATGAAATCACGAACATTTACTTCTTTTTGCCATGTTCCATTTTTAAAGCTTTCCCAATAATTAGTTGCTTCCACTTTTTCCATTATAATCACCTCATGATTTAATAAAAATATATAACAGTAAGCTTTTTTCTTTCTGTTTTAACTATAACAGATTTTATGTGATAACTATCACAATAATTGTGTACATCTTGCGAAGTTTCTGTGTCGTAAATGTGAACATCAATAACACCAACGGATTATGCCCGGTTTATGACAATGAGAAAGGAAGATGGATAAATAATAACAAATAAAACTGTTATATAAATTCCGATGGATTTTCACAATCTGTTATACAATAGTGGAGGACACAATAAACAGGAGATAGCTAAAATAGAAGAAGAGGAGAAGTTTTCCTTTTAATAGAATAGCGACTTTCATTTTGACCATACTATGGATAATAAATAAAATGGTATTTTTTCCATTCTTAAATATAAGTAAGATTTTCACCTTTATGCTGTATGCAAATTTCGAGAAAAACAGATGGGAAAGCAACTGTTTTCCGGATAGATTTGATTAGTTCAACTTAAAAGTTTGTAAAAAGTTCCTTTTCTTTTCCATAATATATAAGGTATCATTATCTCTAGGTCTCAATTACTAGAATTCTACAAACAAAATGTAAGAGGTGGTAAATATGGTAAACAGAAAGAAAGAAATCTGGATTAATGTGGCTAAGATACTTCTCCCGGTTGTCATATTTATCATCGTTTTACGAGAAATAAAAAATATGATTATCACTACTGATATTCACCTTATATATGAACACATACATATAATCCCGTTTCATAGTTTGTTTTATATGGTTATAGGAGGATTTATGGCTACTTTGCCGATGTTTTTTTATGATTTTTTTCTTGTAAAACATCTAAAGAAGGCGATTCCTTTTGTAGAAGTAGGAAAATATTCTTTTATAAGCAATTCTTTTTCTAACTTAATTGGCTTTGGTGGACTTATAGGTATTGCCTTACGGAACTTTTTTTATAAGCAATATGAAACGGATCGAAAGAAGTTATTTAAAGGCATTGCCATTGTGACTTTATTTTATTTAACTGGAATTAGTATATTAGCATGGATTGCCGTGCTTTATAGTAGAAGATTAAATTTAATAGAAGACCATATTTGGATATTTGCAGGCATTATCGTTGTAGGGTTAATATTCCCTGTTTTACTCGTTAGTTATAAGAAGGCGAAGCTACATAGCTTTGTTTTTGACCGTACGCAAATAATTGGGTTGATATGTGTGTCACTGTTAGAATGGATTTTCTTATTTTCCTATTTATATTTTATCGCAAAATTAATTGCGATGCCGGTATCTATCGGGGATTTCTTCTTACTGTTTTTAGTTGCTGCATGCACCGGAATTATCAGTATGATTCCAGGGGGAATGGGTTCTTTCGAATTAGTATTTTTATGGGGCATTGAATTTTTAGGAGTTGAATCAGAACAGATGCTAATTGTGCTCTTTTTATATCGTGTCGGTTATTATCTCCTCCCATTTTTAATGGCTGTATTCCTATTCTTGATAGAAATCGGAAAAAATATAAAGAAGAATGCTACTGCTTTTTTTAGAGGATTATCAAGTGAATAAACTTTCCTTTAAAGCAAACGTATAGATGAAGGAATATTGTCAAAAATACAGAAGGATTTCATTTTTATGACAATATATAATTTGACCTTTATTATTTATAATTATTTGGTACAATAGTCATGGTATTTAAATATAGAAAAATAATAGGTGGGGGAAAATGAGGGAAACGACCATTGCATTATGTTTCGTATTACTATTATTTAGTTTTCCTACAATAAGTAATGCTAAAGATAATAAGGAACCTGATTTAGTTAGTGAGGCAGCTTTCTTATTAGATAGTGATACTGGAGCAGTATTATTTGAAAAGAATGGATATAAAAAAATGTATCCTGCTAGTTTAACAAAAATAGCAACAGCAATTTATGCAATTGAAAAAGGTAATATGGATGATGTTATCACCGTAAGTGAAAATGCCTATGCAACAGAAGGGACAAGGGTTTATTTAGAACAAGGTGAACAAGTAACCCTAAAGCATTTACTTGATGGGATGTTAATCAATTCTGGAAATGATGCAGCTGTAGCTATTGCAGAATATCTGGATGGCTCCATTAGTAATTTTGAAAGAAATATCAATCAGTTTTTAAATGAGAAAGTTAATGTTCATTCCACACACTTCAAAAATCCTAGTGGTCTTTATCATAAAGATCATTA from Niallia sp. FSL W8-0635 carries:
- the nadE gene encoding ammonia-dependent NAD(+) synthetase is translated as MRSLQQKIMKDLNVQSEINAQEEIEKRVQFLKDYVKKAKAKGFVLGISGGQDSSLAGKLAQIAVEQLRAEGYDATFIAVRLPYGVQADEVDAKRALDFIKADKEYVFNVKTPVDDVKEVYDAMSETPLADYHKGNVKARMRMIAQYAIGGQENLLVIGTDHAAEAVTGFFTKYGDGGADVLPLTGLSKRQGKQLLKELNAEEAIYLKVPTADLLDNKPGQADETELGITYDQLDDYLEGKEVSPEVAEKIEARYLMTEHKRQVPASMFDEWWKE
- the pflA gene encoding pyruvate formate-lyase-activating protein, which encodes MNGNIHSIETFGTVDGPGIRYVVFTQGCLLRCQFCHNADTWEIGTGKQMSVTDIINDLKTYLPFIEPSGGGITVSGGEPLLQIPFLIELFKECKKLGIHTTIDSSGGCYSKAPSFQAQLDELMQYTDLVLLDLKHIDRKKHIKLTGMGNDHILDFANYLSNKKIPIWVRHVLVPTINDTEEDLTRLSDFIATLENVEKIDILPYHKLGVYKWETLGLEYPLQGIEPPTQESVDLATSILNRSM
- the pflB gene encoding formate C-acetyltransferase, with protein sequence MEKVEATNYWESFKNGTWQKEVNVRDFILKNFNPYFGDATFLSGPTLETTQLWDQVMELTKLERERGGVYDLDTDIVSTITSHGPGYLDKTKEKVVGVQTDVPFKRSFQPNGGIRMAVQACESYGYKADEELEKFFSEHRKTHNAGVFDAYTDEMRLARKAAIITGLPDAYGRGRIIGDYRRVALYGVDFLINEKQKDKRATSSVMSEDTIRLREEISEQIRALHELKELGASYGFDLSRPAANAQEAFQWVYLGYLAAIKEQNGAAMSLGRVSTFLDIYVERDLANGTLTEKEVQEIVDHFIMKLRLVKFARTPDYNELFSGDPTWVTESIGGMANDGRPLVTKNSFRFLHTLDNLGPAPEPNLTVLWSTQLPENFKKFCSQMSIQTSAIQYENDDIMKPQWGDDYGIACCVSAMEIGKQMQFFGARANLAKCLLYAINGGKDEKLKIQVGPKFAPITSEYLDYKEVTEKFDNMMEWLAGLYINTLNVIHYMHDKYSYERIEMALHDTEILRTMATGIAGLSVVADSLSAIKHAKVKVIRDENGLAVDFETEGDFPKYGNNDDAVDSIAVGIVESFMKKLRKHQTYRNSMHTMSILTITSNVVYGKKTGNTPDGRRAGEPFAPGANPMHGRDTKGTLASLSSVAKLPYDYSLDGISNTFSIVPKALGKEEDVRVNNLVSILDGYATKSGHHLNVNVFNRETLLDAMEHPELYPQLTIRVSGYAVNFIKLTREQQQDVISRTFHESM
- a CDS encoding lysylphosphatidylglycerol synthase domain-containing protein, whose product is MVNRKKEIWINVAKILLPVVIFIIVLREIKNMIITTDIHLIYEHIHIIPFHSLFYMVIGGFMATLPMFFYDFFLVKHLKKAIPFVEVGKYSFISNSFSNLIGFGGLIGIALRNFFYKQYETDRKKLFKGIAIVTLFYLTGISILAWIAVLYSRRLNLIEDHIWIFAGIIVVGLIFPVLLVSYKKAKLHSFVFDRTQIIGLICVSLLEWIFLFSYLYFIAKLIAMPVSIGDFFLLFLVAACTGIISMIPGGMGSFELVFLWGIEFLGVESEQMLIVLFLYRVGYYLLPFLMAVFLFLIEIGKNIKKNATAFFRGLSSE